A window of Nocardiopsis sp. Huas11 genomic DNA:
TAGAAGGTAGCCTGGGCGTCGTAGACGGCCAGGTCGTCCAGCACCTCGTCGGTGTACTCGCCGGGGCCGTCGTCGAAGGTCAGGGCCACGCACTTGAGCTGGGCGCAGTCCCGCGGGTTCCCGCTGAGCCCGCCGACGACGGCCGAGCCGACGTGGTCGGTGGCGGCCGGCGCGACCGCCGCGGCGGCGGGAGAGGCCAGAGCGGCACAGGCGCCGAGGGCGGTCCCGAGCGCGACCGCGGACCGGATGATGATGCGCTGAGGAGAGAGAGTCTCGTTCACGCATCGAATGTATCCGCATTTGGCAACAAAATCGCTCGTCAAAGGTAAAAAGTGACGATCAGCGCTTTTGCGGCGCCCGGGAATGGGTAAAGACCGTGGGTCGCTCGCTCGGTCCTCAGTGCGGCTGGGCGTCGGTGTAGACGTCACCCGCTTCCAGCTCTCCGTGGAAGATGTCGGTGACGGTGACGAAGTGGTACCCCTGCCGGTGCAGGCCCTCCAGCACCCCAGGGATCGCCTGGACCGACGTCGGGTGGATGTCGTGGAAGAGCACGACGCTGCCGGGTACCGAGTGGGTGAGCGCGTGGTCGGTGATCGCCGCGGTGTCGCGGCTCTCCCAGTCCAGGGTGTCCACGTCCCACAGGATGATGGGCATGTCGGCGGACTGGCGCACCGTGCCGTTCAGCGCGCCGTAGGGCGGACGCAGGGTGAGCGGCTCCGAGCCGATGACCTCCTCGACCGCCCGGTTGGTGCGTTCGAGGTCCTTGGCCACCCCGCCGCCGGACATCCCGGACAGGTCGTCGTGCTTCCAGCTGTGGTTGCCGATCTCGTGCCCCTCGGCGGCCGTGCGCTCCAGCACCTCCGGGAACTCCTCGACCAGCGACCCGAGCACGTAGAAGGTCGCCCTGGCGTCGTACTCCTGGAGCATGTCGAGCAGCTCCTCGGTGTGCTCGCCGGGGCCGTCGTCGAAGGTCAGGGCCACGCACTTGAGCTCTTGGCAGTTCAGGTCGCTGCCCTCGGCGCTGAGCCCCTCGCCCAGCGGCGGCACGTCGTCGGTGCCGGCCAGGGCCGCGTCGCGGGCCTGGTAGCCCAGGTCGGACAGCAGTTCCTCGGCGTCCTCGGCCTCCACGGGGAGCAGGACCTCGCTCTCGCGGCCCGCCCCCGGCACCTCGTCGGGGTCCATGCGCCCGACCAGCCCGCCCGAGGTACTGAAGGCCACGTCGGCCAGCGGCGAGCCATGCCACTGCTCGGCGGCCGCCCAGGCCTGCTCGGGATCGCCCAGATCCAGGGGCTCGGTCCCCTCGGGCTCGACCGGAGTTTCCGGCGAGGCGGAGGCCCCGGGCGAGGCAGAGGCCTCCGGCTCCGACACCGTCCCGCCCTCGGCCGGGTCGGAGTCGGTGCCGGCCTCGGCTTCGGCCCGTGCGGCGACCTCGCCCAGGAGGCCGGGCAGCTGCTCGGGGGGCAGGTTGTAGCCCTCCGTCAGCACGCCGGCGATGAGCAGGTGCGCCTGTTCCAGGGCCGCCTCGTCGCGGAACAGGGCGGTCCAGGGCAGGACCCGCTCATCCTCGGCGGCGTACCAGAGCGTCGAGGACTCCCGGGTCTCGCGCAGGCCGCTCTTGGTGACGGAGGTGACGCGGGCGCCCACGACCTCGTCCGATATCGCCAGGATCGTGGTGTCCTGGTTCAGCTCGGGCGTGCCGCGTTCGGGCAGGTCCTCCAGGAAGGCGGTCTGCCGCTCGGCCATCGCGGTGCGGATCTCCGTCGAGAGCGGATGGGCCCCGCCCAGTCGCGGATACCGGTAGCCGACCACGCTGTGGTCGGCCACCACCGATCCGGAGCCGGCCTCCACGCCGGGGACCTCCTCCACAGGTGTGCCGATCGCCTCGGCGAAGGGCAGCGCATGGTCCTCGGCGTGGCAGCCGGGCACCAGGAGCAGTCCCATGGCGGCGCAGGCGGTGATTTTTCGTCGCAGTGAGGTGTCAACCACGAGGGGGACACTATCGGAGCCGGAGCCCAAGTCACATCACGGAGCGCGATGACTTGTGCGCCAAAGGTGACAATTTGGTCAATCTGTTGAAGAAGGGGAACCGATCGGCCGCGTCCGGCATCGTAGTTCGCGCTGTGCGTGTGGAATCCGCGAGGTGGAAAGGTACTCATGAGCTACGGTCCCGGCCCTGGACCCGGCCAACCCCCGACCGGTGGGACGGGAAGATACGGACCGCCCCCCGGAGGCACCGGCGGTTACGTGCCTCCTTCGTCCGGAGGTCCCGGCGGCTACGGCCCCACGCCTCCGGGAGGCTACGGCGGCTACGGCCAGACTCCCCCGGGAGGCCCTGGCGGGCCCCCGCCGCCCTACGGCCCGCCCGGCGGCGGTGAGCCCCCCGCGAGCATCGGCGCGGCCATCGGCGCGATCGTGGCCAACGTCGTGGGCCTGTGCGGGTGCACGGTCCTGTCGGTCATCGGCCTGGTCCTGGGCGTCATCGCCGCCGTGACCTACGAGAGCAGTCCCCAGGCGTCCAGGATCTGCACGACCATCTCCTACGTGCTCTTCGGCGTGGGCGTCGTCCTGGCCATCATCATGTTCCTGATCTACGGCGGCGCGGGGATGTGGAGTCTCATGCAGGAGGATTCCTACACGGGGTACTAGCGCTCTGGCGCGCGTCCCACGGGCCCGCGGCCGATCTCGCGGTCGCGGGCCCGCAGGGGTCCGCAGGGCAGGACCTGGACCCGGGCACGTGCGTCGGCGCACGCGCACCCGGGCGCCGTTCGGCCGGCTCCGGCCTCAGCCGACCGTCGCCGCCACGATCTCCCGGATCTGGGCCAGGGTGTCGGCGTGTTCCTCCGGGCGGAGTGTTCTGGGCACGTGGACGTGCCCGGCCGGGACGTCGCGGGCCGCCCGCTCGCTCAACAGCGTGTTGCGGTAGGCGATCTCGTTGGACAGGTAGTCCCCGCCGCCCCCGCACCGCGCCGCGGAGCCGGGGGAGGGGCCGTCGGCGCGCACGACCGGGTCGCCGCCGCCCGCGGGCACCTCGGTCACCTCGGTGTTGGCCACGACCGGGAACCGTCCCCGTGCCCGCTCCACCACCCGCTCCAGCGGCAGCGAGGACCGGGTCCACCCGGGGGCGTCGGGCTCGCGCACGGGAACCCGTCCCGTCCGGGCCGCGCCCAGGTTGTCGGTGCCGCCGCCGCGCCAGGAGCCGTTCCATACCTCCAGGTCGAAGCGCCCGGGGCGCCCCCGGCTCAGGGTGATCACCGCGTCGACCCGCTCGTACTGGCCCGCCAGGGCCTCCTCCACCAGTCCCGCGTCGAAGTCGGCCCAGCGCACCGGGAACACCGCGGTGCGCACGACCGCGGTGCGCTCGCCCACCGCGAAGGTCCAGCCGTTGAGGTCCAGCGCGGCCGTGCCCGAGGGGTTGGAGCATGCGAGGTCCTCGTCCAAGTGGAAGGGGTCGAACCCGGTCACGACCACCCGGATCCACCGGTCGCCCGGTGGGAAGTCCAGATCGGTGATGCCGCGCGAGGACGTCTCCAGCAGGTGCAGCAGCTCCCCGCGCTCGCGGTCGGAGAGCTCGAAGCCCGGGCGCCAGGCCCGCAACCGCGCCGCCAGGACCAGCCGCGCCCAGTACAGGGGACGGTCGTCGGGGCTCCCCGGCTCGGTGCGCGCGGCCTCCGTCCACAGACGGGAGGCGTGGGAGGAGACCGTCCCCCACGCCTCGGGCAGGTCCTGGCACGCGCGCAGGTCGGCGGCGAACAGCGGCTCGGCCGCGCCGAAACCGGAACGGGCCAGGATCCGCCGCGGCTCCGGGAGTCCGACGCGTTCCTCTTCGGGAGTGGGGTGGTGGTGCACTGGGTCGCAGACTCTGTGTCGGGAACGGATGAGCCCCTGGGGGCCCGGTGAGTCTAACGTTCCGGAAAGTCCGCCGCGGCAGGGGGAGTCGGGCGAGTCGCCGAACCTGACACTGGGGCTGGACCGGGGGCGGTGGACTTGGCAGGGTGTGTAGTGACCGCTGCCCCTCTCAACGGAGAGAGATACTCATGGACACCGCTGCCCTCCCCGACACCCGGGACCTCGTCGAGCGCGCGCGCACCGCTCTGGCCCGGTGCGGAGTCGAGCGCCTGCGCGAACCCGTCGGCGCGGCCGGCGCGGCGCGCACACCCCTGACCGGGCAGATCCTCTTCCCCGTCGAGTTCGACACCCCCGCCTCCGCCGGAAGGGCCGTCACCGCCGCCCGCGACACCTTCACCACGGCCTGGCGCGACACCCCCGCCCCCGTGCGAGGCCGGCTCGTCCACCGGCTCGGCGAGCTGCTGCGCGAGCACAAGGAGGACCTGGCGGCGCTGGTGACCGTGGAGGCCGGCAAGATCCACTCCGAGGCCCTGGGCGAGGTCCAGGAGATGATCGACATCTGTGACTTCGCCGTGGGCCTGTCCCGGCAGCTCTACGGGCGCACGATGCCCTCCGAGCGTCCCGGGCACCGGCTCATGGAGACCTGGCACCCGCTGGGCGTGGTCGGCGTCATCACCGCCTTCAACTTCCCCGTCGCCGTGTGGTCCTGGAACACCTGTGTGGCGCTGGTGTGCGGCGACACCGTGGTGTGGAAGCCCTCGGAGACGACCCCGCTCACCGCTCTGGCCTGCCACGGCCTGCTCATGCGCGCCGCCTCCGACGTCGGCGCGCCCGCCGACGTCCACCACGTGGTCCTGGGCGGGCGCGAGGTGGGCGAGGCGCTGGTCGAGGACGAGCGCGTGGCCCTGCTCTCGGCCACCGGATCGGTGGCGATGGGCAAGGCCGTGGCCCCGAAGGTCTCCGCGCGCCTGGGGCGCTGCCTGCTGGAGCTGGGCGGCAACAACGCGGCGGTCGTCGGACCCACCGCGGACCTGGACCTGGTCGTGCGCGGCAGCGTGTTCTCCGCCGCGGGGACGGCGGGCCAGCGCTGCACGACGCTGCGCCGGATGATCGTGCACGAGGACGTGGTCGAGGAGGTCACGGACAAGATCGTGGACGCCTACAAGCAGCTGCGCGACCGTGTGGGGAACCCCTTCGACGACGACACGCTCGTGGGGCCGCTGGTCTCCGAGGTCGGGTACACCGCCATGCGCGAGGCGCTCTCGCGCGCCGAGGCCGACGGCGGCGAGGTCCTGGTCGGCGGCGGGCGGCGCCTGGAGGACGAGGCCGAGGACGCCTACTACGTCGAGCCCGCCGTCGTCCGGATGCCGGCCCAGACCGAGATCGTGCGGGAGGAGACCTTCGCGCCGATCCTGTACGTGCTGTCCTACCGCACCTTCGAGGAGGCCGTGGAGCTGCACAACGGCGTGCCCCAGGGACTGTCGTCGTCCATCTTCACCCAGGACCAGGCCGAGGCGGAGCGGTTCCTGTCCGCGGCCGGCTCGGACTGCGGGATCGTCAACGTCAACATCGGCACCTCCGGGGCGGAGATCGGCGGCGCGTTCGGCGGTGAGAAGGACACCGGCGGCGGCCGCGAGTCCGGTTCCGACTCGTGGAAGTCCTACATGCGCCGGGCCACCAACACCGTCAACTACGGCGGCGAGCTCCCCCTCGCCCAGGGCGTGCGCTTCCTCTGAGCCCGTGCGGCCCCGCGTCCTCGGGCGCGGGGACCCGCACCGATAAATATTGTGTCCAACCTTGTTGTGGACAACCAATGCTGGTAGCGTCAGGCGTGTTCGAGGGTCGAACCGACGACGCGGGGAGGGGCAGCGTGGCCGACACCGACGAGGGCGATCCCCTCGCACTGGACCACCAGCTGTGCTTCTCCCTCTACGCGGCCTCGCGCGCCCTGACCGGCCTCTACCGGGATCTGCTGCACGACCTGGGCCTGACCTATCCGCAGTACCTGGTCATGCTCGTGCTCTGGGAGCGCGACGGCCTCACCGTCAAGGACCTCAGCCACGCCCTGCACCTGGACTCGGGGACGCTCTCGCCCCTGCTGCGCCGGATGGAGCAGGCGGGACTCCTGACCCGTGAGCGCGACTCCGACGACGAACGCGTCGTCCGGGTGAGCGCGACCGAGACCGGAAACGCTCTCAGCGCCCGCGCCCAGGACATCCCCGACCGGCTCCTGTGCACCGTGGGCCTGTCCCCGGGCAGGGCGGGGGAACTCCGCCACGCCCTGGACGAGATCACCCGCGCGGTGGAGTCGGCCGGGCGCCGACACACCGGCTGAGGCGCTCGGCCCGCCGCAACGACCGACCAGCCGCACCACGCGACGGCCCCTGAGCGGGCCACGAAAGGAACACATGTCCGTCGACATCCTGTACACCGCCAACGCCAGCGTCACCGGAGAGGGCCGCGCCGGATCCGGCAAGACCGACGACGGCCGCCTGTCCGTCGACCTCTCCGTGCCCAAGGGCCTGGGCGGCGACGACGGCCCCGGCACCAACCCCGAGCAGCTCTTCGCCGTCGGCTACGCCGCCTGCTTCCACGGCGCCCTGAAGAAGGTCGCCCGCGAGTCCAAGACCAACATCGACGGCTCCACGATCGACTCCAAGGTCTCCCTGGGCAAGGCCGAGGACGGCCTCACCCTCGTCGTCGACCTGGACGTCACCATCGCCGGCCAGGACCAGGCCAAGGCCGAGGAGCTGGTGAACGCCGCCCACCAGGTGTGCCCCTACTCCCGCGCCACCCGCGGCAACATCGAGGTCAACCTCTCGGTGAAGACCGCCTGACGTACCGTTCCTATTCAGTGTGCAGGAGTGGGTCCTGGGCCCATCTGCTGTCACTGCGCGCGTCCCGAACGGTGCTGGACGCGCTGGTTCCCCGCGTTCTCTCCTCCCCTGCCCGGGCACGCGCATCGTGTGCGCGTTCCGTGGCAGGGCGGCGGGGTCCCCCACACCCCACAGCACCGGGTTCGGTCTGAACGATCCGAGGCCCGTACCCATCGCTCCGGTGGGTACGGGGCGGCGGGGTCCGACGCCGAATCGGGTGCCCCAGGGCGCGCCTGCCAATGGCCACCGCAGCGGCGTCATGGCGAGTCATCGTACGCTTACTGCTGGTCAAAGGCTCGGCCCAGTGCCGGGCGCCCCACATCGAGGTATAGGCCGGATCGACGGCCACGACCGCCAGCCCGAATTCGGCGGCCATCGACACGATCCGGGCGCGCAGCTTGGCGGTGGGCATGGCGGAGATCAACTGCCGGAAGCGCTTCCTGCGGCCGTGCTTCTCCCGGGTCTTGCCGGTGGCGAAGTCCAGGTCCTCGATCGCGATCGCCTGTACGCCGGCGCGCCGGGTCCAGTGCAGCAGCCGGGTCAACGCATGCCGGACCCGGGCGTCACGGTGCGCAGCACGACCGGTCAAGTCGAAGGAGAACCGCTCAGGGTCCCCGACCGGGTTGCCGTGCGGGTCGAGCCGGTAGGCGGCCAGATGGTCGGCGTTCATATCCACACCCACCACCCCCTGCGCGCAGGCCGCCGCCAACGGCAGGGCCCGCGCCTTGGGCCGGGTCCAGGAAGCAGTGATGTACCACCGGCCCCGCTCCACATCGAGGTGGATCCGGTAGGCCACCGCCCGATTCGCTTCGACACGGTCGGCCCACTCGGCACCGCGATGCGCGAACGCCACCCGGCAGGAGAGCACGTACCGGCCGTGCGGGGCGTTCGCCAGATACTCCAGCGGAGCCGGGAGCCGGATCGACACCCGCCCGTCCGGGGTGAGGCGGATGGTCTCGTTGCCGTACCGCTTACCGGACTCCCCATCGGCCTGGAGGAAGAACCGCCCGGCCTCCCACCGGTTGCGCCAGTCGGCTTCGGTGAGCTGCGCCTGCTCCAGGTGGTGACGCGCGTTGAGCAGCCGCTTACCGCCCCGCACCACATGCACGATCCCGGCTTCCCAGTCCTGGCGCACCTGGGCCAGACGGTCTTTGAGGCAGGCCAGGCGGCGGGACTTGGCGTGCCACTCACGCCGGGTGCGGTACCCGCCCGGGGCGCGTTTGGTGCCCTTCTCCCCCAGGGGGAGGGAGAGCCGGTGCTCCAGCATCCGGATGCCCGCTTGGAGCTTGTGCAGGTGAGCGGCCTGGCTGCGGCGGGCCAGCGCCCACTGGTCGTGGGTGGCCTTGGTGATCGACCCCGCCCACC
This region includes:
- a CDS encoding polysaccharide deacetylase family protein; translation: MGLLLVPGCHAEDHALPFAEAIGTPVEEVPGVEAGSGSVVADHSVVGYRYPRLGGAHPLSTEIRTAMAERQTAFLEDLPERGTPELNQDTTILAISDEVVGARVTSVTKSGLRETRESSTLWYAAEDERVLPWTALFRDEAALEQAHLLIAGVLTEGYNLPPEQLPGLLGEVAARAEAEAGTDSDPAEGGTVSEPEASASPGASASPETPVEPEGTEPLDLGDPEQAWAAAEQWHGSPLADVAFSTSGGLVGRMDPDEVPGAGRESEVLLPVEAEDAEELLSDLGYQARDAALAGTDDVPPLGEGLSAEGSDLNCQELKCVALTFDDGPGEHTEELLDMLQEYDARATFYVLGSLVEEFPEVLERTAAEGHEIGNHSWKHDDLSGMSGGGVAKDLERTNRAVEEVIGSEPLTLRPPYGALNGTVRQSADMPIILWDVDTLDWESRDTAAITDHALTHSVPGSVVLFHDIHPTSVQAIPGVLEGLHRQGYHFVTVTDIFHGELEAGDVYTDAQPH
- a CDS encoding pyroglutamyl peptidase, producing the protein MHHHPTPEEERVGLPEPRRILARSGFGAAEPLFAADLRACQDLPEAWGTVSSHASRLWTEAARTEPGSPDDRPLYWARLVLAARLRAWRPGFELSDRERGELLHLLETSSRGITDLDFPPGDRWIRVVVTGFDPFHLDEDLACSNPSGTAALDLNGWTFAVGERTAVVRTAVFPVRWADFDAGLVEEALAGQYERVDAVITLSRGRPGRFDLEVWNGSWRGGGTDNLGAARTGRVPVREPDAPGWTRSSLPLERVVERARGRFPVVANTEVTEVPAGGGDPVVRADGPSPGSAARCGGGGDYLSNEIAYRNTLLSERAARDVPAGHVHVPRTLRPEEHADTLAQIREIVAATVG
- a CDS encoding aldehyde dehydrogenase family protein; this translates as MDTAALPDTRDLVERARTALARCGVERLREPVGAAGAARTPLTGQILFPVEFDTPASAGRAVTAARDTFTTAWRDTPAPVRGRLVHRLGELLREHKEDLAALVTVEAGKIHSEALGEVQEMIDICDFAVGLSRQLYGRTMPSERPGHRLMETWHPLGVVGVITAFNFPVAVWSWNTCVALVCGDTVVWKPSETTPLTALACHGLLMRAASDVGAPADVHHVVLGGREVGEALVEDERVALLSATGSVAMGKAVAPKVSARLGRCLLELGGNNAAVVGPTADLDLVVRGSVFSAAGTAGQRCTTLRRMIVHEDVVEEVTDKIVDAYKQLRDRVGNPFDDDTLVGPLVSEVGYTAMREALSRAEADGGEVLVGGGRRLEDEAEDAYYVEPAVVRMPAQTEIVREETFAPILYVLSYRTFEEAVELHNGVPQGLSSSIFTQDQAEAERFLSAAGSDCGIVNVNIGTSGAEIGGAFGGEKDTGGGRESGSDSWKSYMRRATNTVNYGGELPLAQGVRFL
- a CDS encoding MarR family winged helix-turn-helix transcriptional regulator, with the translated sequence MADTDEGDPLALDHQLCFSLYAASRALTGLYRDLLHDLGLTYPQYLVMLVLWERDGLTVKDLSHALHLDSGTLSPLLRRMEQAGLLTRERDSDDERVVRVSATETGNALSARAQDIPDRLLCTVGLSPGRAGELRHALDEITRAVESAGRRHTG
- a CDS encoding organic hydroperoxide resistance protein, giving the protein MSVDILYTANASVTGEGRAGSGKTDDGRLSVDLSVPKGLGGDDGPGTNPEQLFAVGYAACFHGALKKVARESKTNIDGSTIDSKVSLGKAEDGLTLVVDLDVTIAGQDQAKAEELVNAAHQVCPYSRATRGNIEVNLSVKTA
- a CDS encoding IS200/IS605 family accessory protein TnpB-related protein gives rise to the protein MTARSSSRWAGSITKATHDQWALARRSQAAHLHKLQAGIRMLEHRLSLPLGEKGTKRAPGGYRTRREWHAKSRRLACLKDRLAQVRQDWEAGIVHVVRGGKRLLNARHHLEQAQLTEADWRNRWEAGRFFLQADGESGKRYGNETIRLTPDGRVSIRLPAPLEYLANAPHGRYVLSCRVAFAHRGAEWADRVEANRAVAYRIHLDVERGRWYITASWTRPKARALPLAAACAQGVVGVDMNADHLAAYRLDPHGNPVGDPERFSFDLTGRAAHRDARVRHALTRLLHWTRRAGVQAIAIEDLDFATGKTREKHGRRKRFRQLISAMPTAKLRARIVSMAAEFGLAVVAVDPAYTSMWGARHWAEPLTSSKRTMTRHDAAAVAIGRRALGHPIRRRTPPPRTHRSDGYGPRIVQTEPGAVGCGGPRRPATERAHDARARAGEERTRGTSASSTVRDARSDSRWAQDPLLHTE